The Melopsittacus undulatus isolate bMelUnd1 chromosome 12, bMelUnd1.mat.Z, whole genome shotgun sequence genome has a segment encoding these proteins:
- the WSB2 gene encoding WD repeat and SOCS box-containing protein 2 isoform X1 → MKPVGEEPVLLAELKPGRPQRYDWKSSCETWSVAFSPDGAWFAWSQGHCVVKLIPWPLREPELSCKAPERKSRSSKAEGRSRLVAKEKTLECGQIVWGLAFSAWPAAEGGDTDPACTMGLPCLILATGLNDGQIKVWEVQTGHLLFSLLGHEDVVRDLSFAPNGSLILVSASRDKTLRVWDLSRDGRQVQVLSGHVQWVYCCSISPDCSMLCSAAGEKSALLWSMRSYALIRRLEGHQSSVVSCDFSPDSALLVTASYDACVIMWDPYTGEQLRTLRHVPLHSALDDSSEVHTSSLRSVCFSPEGLYLATVADDRLLRIWALELRSPVAFAPMTNGLCCMYFPHGGFIATGTRDGHVQFWTAPRVLSSLKHLCRKALRTFLTTYQVLALPIPRKLKEFLTYRTF, encoded by the exons ATGAAGCCGGTGGGAG AGGAACCGGTGCTGCTGGCGGAGCTGAAGCCGGGCCGGCCCCAGCGCTACGACTGGAAATCGAGCTGCGAGACCTGGAGCGTCGCCTTCTCCCCCGATGGAGCCTGGTTCGCGTGGTCCCAGGGGCACTGCGTGGTGAAGCTGATCCCGTGGCCGCTGCGGGAGCCCGAGCT cagctgTAAAGCCCCGGAGCGCAAGAGCCgcagcagcaaggcagagggCAGGAGCCGACTGGTGGCCAAGGAGAAGACCCTGGAGTGTGGTCAGATCGTGTGGGGCTTGGCCTTCAGCGCCTGGCCAGCGGCAGAGGGGGGGGACACGGaccctgcctgcaccatggGGCTTCCCTGCCTCATCCTGGCCACAGGGCTCAACGATGGGCAGATCAAGGTCTGGGAGGTGCAGACAG GACACCTCCTCTTCAGCCTCTTGGGGCATGAGGATGTTGTCCGAGACCTGAGCTTCGCTCCCAATGGAAGCCTCATCCTTGTGTCAGCCTCGCGGGACAAGACCTTGCGCGTGTGGGACCTCAGCAGAGATG GGCGGCAGGTCCAGGTGCTGTCTGGCCACGTGCAGTGGGTCTATTGCTGCTCCATCTCCCCAGACTGCAGCATGCTCTGCTCTGCCGCCGGGGAGAAGTCG gcGCTGCTGTGGAGCATGCGTTCCTATGCACTCATCCGGAGGCTGGAGGGGCACCAGAGCAGCGTGGTGTCCTGTGACTTCTCCCCAGACTCTGCTCTCCTTGTCACCGCCTCCTATGATGCCTGTGTCATCATGTGGGACCCCTACACCGGGGAGCAGCTGAGGACACTGCG CCACGTGCCCCTGCACTCAGCGCTGGATGACAGCAGTGAGGTCCACACCAGCTCCCTGCGCTCCGTCTGCTTCTCCCCTGAGGGCCTCTACCTGGCCACGGTGGCAGATGACAG GCTCCTGAGGATCTGGGCATTGGAGCTGCGCTCTCCAGTTGCATTTGCTCCCATGACCAATGGCCTGTGCTGCATGTACTTCCCACACGGCGGTTTCATTGCCACAGG CACCAGGGATGGCCACGTCCAGTTCTGGACCGCTCCAAGGGTCCTCTCGTCATTGAAGCACTTGTGCCGCAAGGCTCTGCGCACCTTCCTCACAACCTACCAGGTCCTGGCGCTCCCCATTCCCAGGAAGCTGAAGGAATTCCTCACTTACCGGACCTTTTAA
- the WSB2 gene encoding WD repeat and SOCS box-containing protein 2 isoform X2 gives MKPVGEEPVLLAELKPGRPQRYDWKSSCETWSVAFSPDGAWFAWSQGHCVVKLIPWPLREPELCKAPERKSRSSKAEGRSRLVAKEKTLECGQIVWGLAFSAWPAAEGGDTDPACTMGLPCLILATGLNDGQIKVWEVQTGHLLFSLLGHEDVVRDLSFAPNGSLILVSASRDKTLRVWDLSRDGRQVQVLSGHVQWVYCCSISPDCSMLCSAAGEKSALLWSMRSYALIRRLEGHQSSVVSCDFSPDSALLVTASYDACVIMWDPYTGEQLRTLRHVPLHSALDDSSEVHTSSLRSVCFSPEGLYLATVADDRLLRIWALELRSPVAFAPMTNGLCCMYFPHGGFIATGTRDGHVQFWTAPRVLSSLKHLCRKALRTFLTTYQVLALPIPRKLKEFLTYRTF, from the exons ATGAAGCCGGTGGGAG AGGAACCGGTGCTGCTGGCGGAGCTGAAGCCGGGCCGGCCCCAGCGCTACGACTGGAAATCGAGCTGCGAGACCTGGAGCGTCGCCTTCTCCCCCGATGGAGCCTGGTTCGCGTGGTCCCAGGGGCACTGCGTGGTGAAGCTGATCCCGTGGCCGCTGCGGGAGCCCGAGCT ctgTAAAGCCCCGGAGCGCAAGAGCCgcagcagcaaggcagagggCAGGAGCCGACTGGTGGCCAAGGAGAAGACCCTGGAGTGTGGTCAGATCGTGTGGGGCTTGGCCTTCAGCGCCTGGCCAGCGGCAGAGGGGGGGGACACGGaccctgcctgcaccatggGGCTTCCCTGCCTCATCCTGGCCACAGGGCTCAACGATGGGCAGATCAAGGTCTGGGAGGTGCAGACAG GACACCTCCTCTTCAGCCTCTTGGGGCATGAGGATGTTGTCCGAGACCTGAGCTTCGCTCCCAATGGAAGCCTCATCCTTGTGTCAGCCTCGCGGGACAAGACCTTGCGCGTGTGGGACCTCAGCAGAGATG GGCGGCAGGTCCAGGTGCTGTCTGGCCACGTGCAGTGGGTCTATTGCTGCTCCATCTCCCCAGACTGCAGCATGCTCTGCTCTGCCGCCGGGGAGAAGTCG gcGCTGCTGTGGAGCATGCGTTCCTATGCACTCATCCGGAGGCTGGAGGGGCACCAGAGCAGCGTGGTGTCCTGTGACTTCTCCCCAGACTCTGCTCTCCTTGTCACCGCCTCCTATGATGCCTGTGTCATCATGTGGGACCCCTACACCGGGGAGCAGCTGAGGACACTGCG CCACGTGCCCCTGCACTCAGCGCTGGATGACAGCAGTGAGGTCCACACCAGCTCCCTGCGCTCCGTCTGCTTCTCCCCTGAGGGCCTCTACCTGGCCACGGTGGCAGATGACAG GCTCCTGAGGATCTGGGCATTGGAGCTGCGCTCTCCAGTTGCATTTGCTCCCATGACCAATGGCCTGTGCTGCATGTACTTCCCACACGGCGGTTTCATTGCCACAGG CACCAGGGATGGCCACGTCCAGTTCTGGACCGCTCCAAGGGTCCTCTCGTCATTGAAGCACTTGTGCCGCAAGGCTCTGCGCACCTTCCTCACAACCTACCAGGTCCTGGCGCTCCCCATTCCCAGGAAGCTGAAGGAATTCCTCACTTACCGGACCTTTTAA